In Pyrus communis chromosome 1, drPyrComm1.1, whole genome shotgun sequence, the following are encoded in one genomic region:
- the LOC137748846 gene encoding UDP-glycosyltransferase 91C1-like has product MERKDEKKLHIAMFPWLAYGHLMPFLEVSKFLAQRGHQISFISTPQNINRLRSSSPSPLIDFVELPLPSVDGLPESVESTSQLPINKAPYLKKAYDLLKPAVTHFVQHSGVNWVVHDFIGYWLPQVATQLGVNSVYFSIFNATFLAFCGPPSELLSDKRRRPEDFTVVPEWVDYPSTVAYKLHEMVSHWDCMDDEVSDFRRVAVTVQDCNFVTIRSCTEVESDAVSLLRNLYGKPVVPLGLQPPSSAPHQPGGANDRADEQWEVLREWLENKKPNSVVYIAFGSEVTLSQEFMHELAHGIEKSGLPFIWVVNNRPLVEGVLGPNILPLGFETRVDDRGFMWRGWAPQLKILSHVSVGGILTHGGWTSIIEALGLGRVLILFSGANADQGLNVRLMHEKQVGLEIPRDERDGSFTSDSVAELIRRVMVEKEGELVRANAWAMKEIFGNVELNKCLDEFTRVLETWPAST; this is encoded by the coding sequence ATGGAGCGCAAAGATGAGAAGAAACTTCACATCGCCATGTTCCCATGGCTAGCCTACGGCCACCTAATGCCATTTCTCGAGGTCTCCAAGTTCTTAGCTCAAAGGGGTCACCAAATCTCCTTCATCTCCACCCCCCAAAACATCAATCGCCTCCGGTCATCCTCCCCTTCCCCACTCATCGATTTCGTTGAGCTTCCTCTCCCTTCCGTCGACGGCTTACCTGAATCCGTCGAGTCCACCTCCCAGCTACCAATCAATAAAGCCCCCTACCTCAAAAAAGCCTACGACTTGCTCAAGCCAGCAGTCACGCATTTCGTCCAACACTCGGGCGTCAACTGGGTCGTCCACGACTTTATTGGCTACTGGCTGCCCCAAGTCGCCACTCAGCTCGGAGTCAATTCAGTCTACTTCAGCATCTTCAACGCCACTTTCTTGGCTTTCTGCGGTCCTCCGTCTGAGTTACTCAGCGATAAACGCCGGCGGCCGGAGGACTTTACGGTCGTTCCCGAGTGGGTCGACTATCCTTCCACCGTCGCTTATAAGCTGCACGAGATGGTGAGTCATTGGGATTGCATGGACGACGAGGTCTCCGATTTTCGGAGGGTCGCGGTTACGGTTCAAGACTGTAATTTTGTGACTATACGGAGCTGCACCGAGGTTGAATCTGACGCGGTGAGTCTGCTCAGAAATTTATACGGCAAACCCGTTGTTCCGCTCGGGCTGCAACCGCCCAGCTCAGCACCGCATCAGCCCGGCGGCGCTAACGATCGAGCGGATGAGCAGTGGGAAGTGTTGAGAGAGTGGCTCGAAAATAAGAAACCGAACTCGGTGGTTTACATCGCATTCGGCTCCGAGGTGACTCTAAGTCAAGAGTTTATGCACGAGCTGGCACATGGGATAGAGAAATCGGGGTTGCCCTTTATTTGGGTGGTCAACAATCGTCCGTTAGTGGAGGGCGTGTTGGGGCCCAATATCCTTCCACTCGGATTTGAAACTCGAGTGGACGATCGAGGTTTTATGTGGAGGGGTTGGGCTCCGCAACTTAAGATTCTGAGTCATGTCTCAGTTGGAGGGATCCTGACTCATGGCGGTTGGACTTCAATTATTGAAGCATTAGGGCTGGGGcgggttttgattttgttttcggGTGCAAATGCGGACCAAGGGCTGAACGTTAGACTAATGCACGAAAAGCAGGTCGGGTTGGAGATACCGAGGGATGAGCGAGACGGGTCGTTTACGAGTGACTCGGTGGCCGAGTTGATTAGGCGAGTGATGGTGGAGAAAGAGGGCGAGTTAGTAAGGGCAAATGCATGGGCCATGAAGGAGATATTTGGCAACGTAGAGTTGAACAAGTGCTTGGACGAGTTCACTCGGGTCCTTGAAACTTGGCCAGCTTCAACTTAA
- the LOC137748948 gene encoding UDP-glycosyltransferase 91C1-like, with the protein MERKDEKKLHIAMFPWLAYGPLMPFLEVSKFLAQKGHQISFISTPQNIHHLRSSSLSLLIDFVDLPLPAVDGLPESVESTSQLPINKVPYLKKAYDLLKPAVTHFIQHSGVNWVVHDAICYWLPQVATRLGVNSVYFSIFTATSLAFYGPPSELLGDKSRRPENFTVLPEWFDYPSTVAYKLHEMVSHWDCMDDEVSDFQRLAVTVQDCNFVTIRSCTEVESDAVRLLRNLYGKPVVPLGLLPPSSAPHQPGGANDRADEKWEVLREWLENKKPNSVIYIALGTEVTLSQELMHELAHGIEKSGLPFILVVNNRPLVEGALRSNILPLGFETRVDGRGFVWRGWAPQRKILGHISVGGFLTHCGWSSIIEALGFGRVLILFSGANSDQGLNARLMHEKQVGLEILRNERDGSFTSDSVAELIRRVMVEKESELVRANAWAMREIFGNVELNSKCLDEFTRVLETWPAST; encoded by the coding sequence ATGGAGCGCAAAGATGAGAAGAAACTTCACATCGCCATGTTCCCATGGCTAGCCTACGGTCCATTGATGCCATTTCTCGAGGTCTCCAAGTTCTTAGCTCAAAAGGGTCACCAAATCTCCTTCATCTCCACCCCCCAAAACATCCATCACCTCCGGTCATCCTCCCTTTCCCTACTCATCGATTTCGTTGACCTTCCTCTCCCCGCCGTCGACGGCTTACCTGAATCCGTCGAGTCCACCTCCCAGCTACCAATCAACAAAGTCCCCTACCTCAAAAAAGCCTACGACTTGCTCAAGCCTGCAGTCACACATTTCATCCAACACTCGGGCGTCAACTGGGTCGTCCACGACGCTATTTGCTACTGGCTGCCCCAAGTCGCCACTCGGCTCGGAGTCAACTCGGTCTACTTCAGCATCTTCACTGCCACTTCCTTGGCCTTCTACGGTCCTCCGTCCGAGTTACTCGGCGACAAAAGCCGGCGGCCGGAGAACTTTACGGTCCTTCCCGAGTGGTTCGACTATCCTTCCACCGTCGCTTATAAGCTGCACGAGATGGTGAGTCATTGGGATTGCATGGACGACGAGGTCTCCGATTTTCAGAGGCTCGCGGTTACGGTTCAAGATTGTAATTTTGTGACTATACGGAGCTGCACCGAGGTTGAATCTGACGCGGTGCGTCTGCTCAGAAATTTATACGGAAAACCCGTTGTTCCACTCGGGCTGCTGCCGCCCAGCTCAGCACCGCATCAGCCCGGCGGCGCTAACGATCGAGCAGATGAGAAGTGGGAAGTGTTGAGAGAGTGGCTCGAAAATAAGAAACCGAACTCGGTGATTTACATCGCACTCGGCACCGAGGTGACTCTGAGTCAAGAGCTTATGCACGAGTTGGCACATGGGATAGAGAAATCGGGGTTGCCTTTTATTTTGGTGGTCAACAATCGCCCGTTAGTGGAGGGCGCGTTGAGGTCCAATATCCTTCCACTCGGATTTGAAACGCGAGTGGACGGTCGAGGCTTTGTGTGGAGGGGTTGGGCCCCGCAACGTAAGATTTTAGGTCATATCTCAGTTGGAGGATTCCTAACTCATTGCGGTTGGAGTTCAATTATTGAAGCATTAGGGTTTGGGcgggttttgattttgttttcggGTGCAAATTCGGACCAAGGGTTGAACGCGAGACTAATGCACGAAAAGCAGGTTGGGTTGGAGATACTGAGGAACGAGCGAGACGGGTCGTTTACGAGTGACTCGGTGGCCGAGTTGATTAGGCGAGTGATGGTGGAGAAAGAGAGCGAGTTAGTAAGGGCAAATGCATGGGCGATGAGGGAGATATTTGGCAACGTAGAGTTGAACAGCAAGTGCTTGGACGAGTTCACTCGGGTCCTTGAAACTTGGCCAGCTTCAACTTAA
- the LOC137738151 gene encoding uncharacterized protein, which produces MSSCSSMTSLLIPPPTLPLQLKEDGIRVSTLLRNPSSKIDRTGLRSCRRHGRCSVAKAKATVEGDVLEKQSVGAQDKNDFGVVSVHHVGLLCENLERSLSFYQNILGLEINEARPHDKLPYRGAWLWVGSEMIHLMELPNPDPLTGRPAHGGRDRHTCIAIRDVSKLKAILDDAGIPYTLSKSGRPAIFTRDPDANALEFTQV; this is translated from the exons ATGAGCAGCTGCTCTTCCATGACTTCCCTTCTCATCCCACCTCCCACCCTTCCCCTCCAACTCAAG GAAGATGGGATTAGAGTCAGCACTCTACTTAGGAACCCATCATCTAAAATTGACCGGACCGGTCTGAGAAGTTGCAGACGTCACGGACGGTGTTCTGTGGCGAAAGCTAAGGCGACCGTTGAAGGAGATGTACTGGAGAAGCAATCAGTCGGTGCTCAGGACAAAAATG ATTTTGGAGTTGTTAGTGTCCACCATGTCGGATTGCTGTGTGAAAACCTTGAAAGATCTCTCAGCTTTTACCAGAACATTTTgg ggctTGAAATAAATGAGGCAAGGCCACATGATAAGCTCCCCTACAGAGGTGCTTGGCTATGGGTTGGTTCAGAGATGATTCATCTCATGGAACTTCCAAATCCCGACCCTTTGACCGGAAGACCAGCTCATGGAGGCCGCGACCGCCATACTTGTATTGCAATCCGGGATGTGTCTAAGCTGAAAGCAATCCTCGACGATGCTG GTATTCCCTACACGCTGAGCAAGTCCGGGAGGCCGGCGATTTTCACGCGAGACCCGGATGCAAATGCTCTGGAGTTTACTCAAGTTTAA
- the LOC137742820 gene encoding protein ALP1-like, with amino-acid sequence MEITPFPFLSQEDDSHFYTLLSDMDEFDINGWNHSLKKRRKDDGNNHGGGAGAAPGAMSDILASLILLDEEEKLEQERYLVEAQEERSMLEDNHRRKTRAMEEYYSDLQQHHSQSDESDLSRAKRSRQSASAAAAAAAEASAAGPDPSSSATIPGPHRRLWVKDRPKVWWENLGRPDVSDEEFRKAFRMSKGTFDMICAELESAVFKKNTMLREAIPVRQRVAVCIYRLATGEPLREVSRRFGLGISTCHKLVLEVCVAIKTVLMHKFLQWPDEGRMQEIKEEFEATSGIPNVAGSMYTTHISIIAPKVNVAAYFNKRHTERNQKTSYSVTVQGVVDPRGVFTDVCIGWPGSMPDDQVLEKSALFQRANRGLLKDVWIVGNAGFPLMDWVLVPYTHQNLTWTQHAFNEKIGEVERVAKDAFAKLKGRWSCLQKRTEIKLQDLPVVLGACCVLHNICAMRNDELDPKFEFDLFDDVATPANSLRSAGSVQARDHIAHNLLHHGLAAGTGSGFL; translated from the coding sequence ATGGAAATTACTCCGTTCCCATTTCTTAGTCAAGAAGATGACTCCCATTTCTATACCCTGTTGTCCGACATGGACGAATTCGACATAAATGGCTGGAATCACAGCCTGAAGAAGCGGAGAAAGGACGATGGAAACAACCATGGTGGCGGCGCTGGAGCTGCTCCGGGGGCAATGAGCGACATACTCGCCTCACTGATTCTGCTGGACGAGGAGGAGAAGCTGGAGCAGGAGAGGTACTTGGTCGAAGCCCAGGAGGAAAGATCGATGCTTGAAGATAATCACAGGCGGAAGACTCGAGCTATGGAGGAGTACTACTCTGATCTTCAGCAGCACCATTCTCAATCCGACGAATCGGACCTGTCTAGGGCGAAACGGAGTCGACAGTCCGCTTCCGCTGCGGCCGCTGCTGCAGCTGAGGCCTCCGCGGCCGGTCCGGACCCGAGTTCGAGTGCTACGATCCCGGGTCCGCACCGGAGGCTTTGGGTGAAGGACAGGCCCAAGGTGTGGTGGGAGAATTTGGGCCGCCCAGACGTTTCGGATGAGGAGTTTCGAAAAGCTTTTCGGATGAGCAAGGGGACGTTCGACATGATCTGCGCGGAGCTGGAGTCGGCGGTTTTTAAGAAGAACACAATGTTGCGCGAGGCAATTCCGGTGCGCCAACGCGTGGCGGTGTGCATATATCGGCTTGCCACCGGGGAGCCGCTTAGGGAGGTTTCGAGACGTTTCGGGCTGGGAATCTCCACCTGCCACAAGCTGGTTCTGGAAGTTTGCGTTGCCATCAAGACTGTCTTGATGCACAAGTTTCTCCAGTGGCCGGACGAGGGCAGGATGCAGGAAATCAAGGAGGAGTTCGAGGCCACTTCCGGAATTCCAAATGTTGCTGGGTCTATGTACACCACCCACATATCAATTATTGCTCCAAAGGTGAATGTGGCTGCGTATTTCAACAAGCGGCACACGGAACGCAACCAGAAAACTTCGTATTCGGTCACGGTTCAAGGGGTTGTCGATCCGAGAGGCGTTTTCACCGACGTTTGCATAGGCTGGCCGGGTTCGATGCCGGACGATCAGGTGCTGGAGAAGTCTGCATTGTTCCAGAGAGCAAACAGAGGACTCTTGAAGGATGTGTGGATTGTGGGAAATGCTGGGTTTCCACTGATGGATTGGGTGCTGGTTCCTTACACCCACCAGAACTTGACGTGGACCCAGCACGCATTCAATGAGAAAATCGGAGAAGTGGAAAGGGTGGCTAAAGATGCATTTGCAAAGCTGAAGGGGAGGTGGTCTTGCTTGCAGAAGAGGACTGAGATCAAGCTGCAGGACTTGCCTGTTGTGCTTGGGGCTTGCTGTGTTTTGCACAATATTTGTGCAATGAGGAATGATGAGCTCGATCCCAAGTTCGAGTTCGACCTCTTCGACGATGTGGCAACGCCGGCAAATAGTCTGAGGTCGGCGGGATCGGTGCAGGCGAGGGATCATATTGCTCATAATTTGTTGCACCATGGCCTTGCTGCAGGCACCGGTTCTGGTTTTCTATAG